The DNA region ACGCACCGCACCAACATCCGCATCCTCCACTTTTTGTGCGGCAacgagagaagagaaaaggcaCCGCCAACGAGACGCCACCAACTAGAAAAACGAGCTACACGACCGACCGCACCACTAAGATACGAGCGCTCAAATGTCCCAACAATGAAGAGAACGATGGATGGAGCGAAGAAGAATGCAGAAGATCTCGTGGCCCAGCATATTCTTCCCAACTGCCCGTACCATCTCTCGTTGTACCACAACCGCCAGTACCCCAAGGCTGAGGAGTGGTGGTTTAACGGCCCCAGCGCCCGCCTGCAGTACCAGACCTTCTCGTCCGATGCCGAGCGTGGGTTTTTGTATATTGTACCGCCGTGGGTCattgtcgaggaggagcaggccgcTCAGATGCCGCCCAGACCGGTCCCCAAGACGGgcgagaggaagaagataaCGCTTTCCGAGGcgttgaagaggaagcagTCCCCCATGTCGCCCATGGGGAATAATAATAGTAGTGAGACGCCGGTTAGATCGGACAGCCGGGTGGCGAATGGGAGTGGTGCTCACaagccgccaccaccgccgccatcgagggagagggagagggagagagagagagagagggagagggagagggagagggagagggaggttgtggtgaagaaggagagttTGAAGCCAGTGGAGAGGTCGGATGCGCGTCGGGTGGTTTCCAAGACAGATTCCCGGGTGGAAAGGCCACCACGGCCAGAGGTGAATGGGGACAGGTACGAATTGAGAGGGAAGAGGTCGCTGTTGTGGCCGTCCATGCTAACAAAGACGACAGAAGTAAacatcccccaccgccaCGGTCGCAGCCCGAACCCGAGAGCAGAAAACGTGTCGCGGATACTGAATCGAGCTTGCCCCCACAAAAGCGACCCAGGAGCGAGCAGGTCAGCGCCTCGAAGCTGGACCGCGAATATGGCCGGCAGCCAAAACCGGAACCACCACGGGGTCGCGACAGAGGGGCCCCTGAGAGAACACAAAGAGAGCGAGACACAAAGAATGATTCACTGCGTCCGACCACGAATGGCTTGGCGCCTGCGTCGACGGACAGGGACAGAGAAAATACTGCGTCTCCGAGATCAACAATACAAGTTAATGGGTCGAGAGTCCGGCCAGATAGCGGCAGGTCCACTCCTCGAAAAGGAGAAGGGTTGACGAAGTCGCTGTTGCCCGAGCTATTATCACCACTTCACCCAAGTCTggaggccgagctcgaggagcacaggccgaggagaaagCTGGCGGACAAGGCGCCACCGCGATCACAAAAGGCGGACGGGGGCCCGCCAccggcgaagaagaggaaaccTCCTGTGCTGCCGGAGCTTTTGTCGCCGACGCTGCCCGcgattgtggaggaggctttgATACAGAGCAACCAGACGCCGGCCAGAAATCAGTCGGGGAGTCAGTCAGAATCGTCTCCTAGCAGCGCAAGAAAGACCATCATTGCGGCCCCGTTGATATCACTCCCCCCACCGGCAGAGGAGAAGCCGCCCCCGCGACCCAGCAGGATCGTGACCCTgaagctgaagaaggccaaCGCCAAGCGAGCCAAGGACTTGTTGAGTCTGCCGTCGAAATCGGCAAAGGACGCCCTCAAGAAGGAGCGGTCGATCAGTGTGGAAGcaacgccgccgccagcgAGAAAACGGCCTCGGCCGGCGGATGAGATTGAGCAACCCCCCGCTCCTCCGCCGGTCATACCACCCAAGTCCCGGGGTGTCAAGGCGGAGCTCATGAAGAATAACCATAACAGTCCGTCGACTCCGTTGAGGGTGCCGCCGCAGGGTGGTAGTGCTTCCCAACCTACACCCCTCCGTCCCAACTCGACAACCCCGTTGAAACACAGCATCACGGCGGCAGTGTCTGGGAGTGCCGAGGCGGTCATTGCTGCTGCACGCCCCCCCACGAGGGATGTCGCACCCCTCGACCCGAAAACAATCGAAAAGTCGGAGCACCACCGGAAAATCCACCAGGAGCTTGTGGCTTTGGGGACAAAGATCAAGCACACGCGGGATGACCTTTCCAAGTCTAGTCATggaaacccctcccccgcagAAGAGAAACGGCTCTCTGCCCTCCACCTCGAGATGGTCCTAACATATTTCCTCGCCTTTTACAACCTGAATTTGTCGAGGACGTTGGCGGGGAAGTCGGGGGATATCCAGATGTGGGAGTCGCTGCTGCCGCATATTGCAGAATTGAGGGGGAGACAGGGGGTGAGGCAGAGTAGGTGTTTGAAGGCGTTGGCTTGCCAGCTGCATGCGAGTTGTTTGGATCAGATTGTGCACGCGTATTTCATGCTTGATGAGGGGAGCGCGGGGGTGTGGTTTAGGCGGGTTGGCGGGGTGGTgcagaaggggggaggatgtgggctgaggcggaggggttggttagtttggtgggggaggcacggggttgaggatgagggggggttatggggatgggggttgaggaggttgttagggaggcgttggtggttatgaggaggtgggcgaagggggggggtggagtgggttggtgagggggtggggaggtgggttggggagggggggaaggaggatgggggtggtggtgggcgggagaggggtggtggtgggagggaaagggagaaggATGAGGGGAGAGACAGACACGGTGGAAGAGATCCCCCGCCGAGAGAACATCGTGATCGAGATCGAGAACGGGGAGGCGGGAGGGATAGAGATCGGGATAGAGACCGAGATCGGGACCACCCTCCGCGTGAGAGAGAAAGGGATGGCCCACCAAGTCACCGTGACAGGGATATGTTGCGGGATCGAGACCGtgacagaggaggaggacggaaCTCGGATCGGGCggggagatgaggatgggttgtttgtttgactttttttgttgttgatcaTTTTATCTTGTTAGCGGGATACCACACCACTTGTTTCCAGCGagggtttttctttttgttttttttttttgctatGGGAATGGtatgggatggggatgggggagtttAAAGGTTTTGTTTCAAGTGTAAAATGGGATTGTCAGACATAAATCAGGTATGCAGATATGGGGATGGAAAGCGGATTAACTCACAAAGAgaaaggggttgttgttgttgttgtattTGAGGTGTGTGATACTGAGTGTTTATCTTGGAAAGAGAGAGGTTGTGGATGGATGAATGGATGGATTTGTTTAAtatgggttgttgttgttcttttGTTCCCCGGGGGGGTCATGTATGAGATTgtgatgttggagggggggggggggcgatATATGGACTTGATACCAGCCATGTTTTTGAGGTACCTGTGAGGAGAGCTGGGGGGTAAAATGGATGTAAATGATACCTGTTAGCTGTTGGAAATTTTGAAGATGAGTTGGCTGTGATCTGGACGACAGCAGGTGTGAAAATGGCCGTGGTGTGATATCTACGGTGGTTAACAGGGTGCAGGACCCGTGGTTGATGGTCCATGGAGAGAGGTTATATCTATTTTGAGCACactaggtaaggtaggtacttTTGTAAACGCAATCTTTGACTCATTCTATCATTAAGTTCTGAACATTTGACTTTGGGGGATTAAGTGTCTTTCTCAGTCACCATTTCTATCTCACGGGCACAAACAATAGCTCCCTCCCAGTCAGACCTTTTTGCTTTGCTGATTCATGCAGGGCATAGCAGGCGAACCATCTCCTCACACAGGTAACATAACACCTGTTGGGTTTCGTCAAAGGAAGGGTGGTTAGTGATTATAATGCGAATATACCTGAGGCTGTAGGGGAGAAATAAAGTCGTTTGTGATGGCGATTCATACATCTCATTCGCTATGGATATCCATCATGTTCTTCGGTGATAAATCGTGGCTATATCTCCATTGTTTTGATGGTCTCGAAGTTGCAATATTAACTAGAGTCCATTTACGAATCACTTGATTATTACTGGTAGTGACAATCTCATAGTACTTTATCAAGTCTAATAAAAGTTGAGTAAATACCACTATTCTTCTCCATTCCACATCCTAATAACCCCTCCCGCCCTCGTCCCCGCCCCCTAAGCAGCCGCAAACTCCTTCCCTTCTCCCCGACAGCCCAGCAAAACCAAGCCCATCATGAAAAAGGTAATGTCTTCCCTTTTCTCACAGCCCACCTAACAGGTGGATAACAGGTGAGCCACATTTGAAAATCAAAGGAATTTTGATCTGATGATTTCAGATCCCCCAGagtcttctttttgttttaaAGAGCATATCCCCCAGATCCCACTACACcgccaccacaccacccctcaacaccccaacccatcGATACCAAACCCGCCCAAGTACCCAGTCCAATGCTCACGACCTAACAGCAATAAAAATACCACTTCATCATGAGGATGGCTGTCATCACGTGGAATCACCCAGCCTTCCCCGTCATAAGAAGCTGTCGTTGCTGAGATGTGGAAAGGTTAACAGTGAAGACACAGTAGAAGGGAGGTGTTATCAGGAAAGGGAAGAGAGTTTCACCACAGAGATCATGCAACACTTTCCCGTCATGGACATGTACGGTGCTGTGAGGTGAAGTGagctataaaaatatatataaaaagggagggaaagggagggggaaggcgATTTCTGGGGGTTGGAAGCtaaggggagggaggtgtgtgTTAGACGTAAGACTACCTAAGTAGGTAAGTTGGTTCTCTTGCAAGATAgtgttgctgttgaaggGGGTTGAAGATAATGGTacgtttggtttggttttgtCAATGAATGACGACGTTcaggttggtttggtttggtttggtttggttcaGTTTTGTAATGTCAAATGATGACACGTTTGTTGAGCTGCGCCAGTTGCAACAGTTGCAGGAGCTGCATGCTTTGTAGAATTTGTTTGGTGGTTGAAAAGTCAATGAGGTCCACGAGGGCAACGAGGTCAAAGTCTTCACCAGGCACGGCCATGCCGGTCTGGAGATGAAGAACACGATCGCTCAAGGGCGGTAGGGTCTGTCTGCAAGATGCGACGGTGAAGAGCATGGctctggtgatgaggatgcgGCAAGGTACATGCGGCAACACACGCATAGGTGAGAAGAACGGGCAGAGTGCATGAGGTGAGGATCGGAGCTGTCCCGTGCGGTCCGTGGTCTAGTGAGTCCCGTTCACAAAGTTGGAGTGCGCTGGTACACATCTCTGGCAACACATCGGGATCATCAAACCTGAGAAGGCACAAAAGATGATCCGTCCTCTGCGGTTGATGGTTTTATCCCCCAAGTTCATCGTGCCAAGCCCCCGGTATCGCGACGGCTGGTAATATTCCCCTCGAGCATCTGAAAAGACAAAGTCTTGGACTCCAGTGGCATGTGATGCCACGGCCTGCATCTAGTGCAGACCAAAGTTGATGTCTGATAGTCCATAGTTCGGCGGCAGCTGTCACACTCTCTGCCTGGTAGCGTGAGCCATTCTCTTACGATGTCGTGTATGACATTGGGTCAACGACGGTTCCCAGTCAAATGGCAAGTCCCCCAGAAGAGTAGCTCTGAGTAGGTCAATATGACTGAGATGAGTTTGCGTCATGGTAATACTTACGTGTGAATCACATCAGGCCTGATGTCCTCGTTCACCGAGGGTCAAAGTTTACTGAGGTCAGAGTTCATGGAGGTCAGAGTTCATTGAGGTCAGAGTTCATTGAGGTCAGAGTTCATTGAGGTCAGAGTTCATTGAGGTCAGAGTTCATCCCAGAAAAGATGGGTCATGGTCCATTCAAGGGGATGTCCCGTATATATGTGTCGCCAATGATCGCGGTCATGAGCAGGCAGGACATGATCCAGGAGTTGGGTCGAGTTCACTGAACTGACTGACGAATGGCGATGGTAACTTTTGGAGTTCGCAAGTCTGCCGTCTTGGCTTTGGCTCGTTCCCCACGTATGAGAATTGTCTCAGAATTGGGAAGACGACTCATCATCATGCCGAGCTGTGACCTGTCACAATAGAAGAACTCGTCTGGCAATAAAGCCATGGGAAGCTTTCAGAAACGCCACCCTATGGAGGAGTGGCTGCTCATGTTCACCAACTGTTATACCACTTTTGACTTGGAATTATCCGAGAATAATACACATAACTGTGTTGAACTGAGAAACAAACTCTGCTCCATCCAGAATCACAGCTCGTCATCACCAGAATCCGTCTCACTCCCCGGTGGAGGAGTGGCTTCCTTTTTCGTCGTGTTCCTCAAATGATGCCTCGTAGGCAGCGCCCCGTCCTTCTTTGGTGCAGGCTTCCTTGGTTGAGCTCGTGGTGGCGGAATAGGCTCGTCATCGTCAGGCTCGCTACCCGTGGCGTCATCATCGGTGGTCTGGCgatcctcaccctcggcgcTGACCTTGGCTGACTCTGGCGTATCGATATCCATCCTGTCAGCATCACTAACCGGCCCAGCAAAGCCATCATCCGAGTCAGACGACCCTCCACCCGAAGCATCCTCCAAAGCCTTCCTCTTGGCTCGTCGTGATGGCGCTGGGTTTCTGTCTGCTTGGCTGCTGGCAACTTGCGCCACACGAGCCGAGATAGCATGGCCAGAAGATCCTGGCCGCGCCGCAGCCAACAaccgctgctgctcccgaATCTTGACTTTCTTCTCGTTGAGGATATCGCAGAATTTCTCCAGGATTTCCGACTCCCTATCCTTCTTTGCCTGTGTGAGTTCGTCCAGCTGATTTCTGAGCTCCGTGATCCTAGCTTCCAAGTCGGTTACTTTCGTCGTTTCGGTAGCCACAGTTTCTTGGAACCTTTCCCGCTCCAACGCAACAGCTCCGCACCAATCAAAGAGCTGgacctcttcatcctccttgTACTTGAGGGCCAGAGTTCCGAGACGTTGGTTGATACCTTGTACTCGTCTCCTGACAGTAATAGTGAGCGACACTTCCGACTTGACCTCAGCACCAGCTTCGATGCCCTCGACCGGGTCCCCTCTGAGAAGAAAAGATTTCAAGATTGCTTCCCACTCTTCGGGTGAGCATGGGCTGTTGCTGACCCTGTATTCGCCAATACGGTCGTGCCTCACTGGTGTGATATTAGCACGACATGGCTCGGGGGTTTCCTGTGCTACAATTAAACGTACGCTTGATTATGAATGGGGCGTATCCGTCAGTGGCCACAAACTTGACGTTGAGCGGCTTGGATCCGGAAGGAGTGACTTGACCGAGCACGTAAGCCCCCTCCTGGTCGGTCCTGGGAATTCGTATGATGTGAGGGGTTGCCATATTGTGTGTACGAGGGCGGGATGGGTGTTTGGAATAGAACTGGATTGCAGTTCCTGCTGGAGGAGTGACGCCGATTGCTGGACGATTTGGGTGCCGCAGCGGCTGAAACGAGCCGCGAGATTTCAGGAGGAGCAAAATAATGGTCCGAAGGTATAACAGTTGATTGTTTTGAGCCAACGGTGCCGTGAGGAAAGCAGAACCTTGATGCTTTGAGAGACGGCCCGGAGCCAGCTCGCCGGTCTGGGTGCGGGGAAGGCGGGAAGCTCGCGGGCAATGCTATTTTTCGGTTGATGAGTCAAGAAGCAGAGACTTTTGGGAGGGTATACGGAATGGGATCAGATGCAAGGGGGTGTGGTGATTGTAATGGTATAGGGGATGGAGTTTGATTATAAGAGGGAAAAGCAGGTCCAGGCAGCGAAGGCGACTCCAGGGATTCAGGTCCTAGAAATTTAGGCAACACAGCTTAAACTCAGAGCAAATAGCTGTAAGGTAGCTATAGCAGCACACAACAAAGACTTCCGTAACGCTTGGTTTGGGATCGAAAAATGAAGGCATCAAATAGTTGCCCAATACAGCAAAAGGCTGGTGTGCCGATCTCAGAATGCGATGCAACAAGTGATGCAAAAAGGCAGGACGACAGTGGTTTCCGATGCCAATACCGATGAGGTCAGAGGTTGGCTCACCTTGCACCATGTGGCACACTTGCTATGGTCccacgaagacgacgaggaggagagatggaggagagatGAACTCTTGTATTTTGGTGACTTGTGTTAATAAGATTGCCATCTGATCATATtactttcttttcttgttgtGCCCGTCAGTGCGCTCCAATGTCAACCCGATGACAGAAGTGTTGAGTGTGTGGCAGCTGTTGCTATTGGTGGGCGGGGGGTTCGTGTTTTTGCGCGTCATGGACGCGACTCGCATGCTTTGCAGACGGCAGCAGACCGAACAGGCACTGCATGAGACATTTAGGGGAGGAGTGGCTAGATATTCCTGGAGTGCCACGGAGTGTAGAGAGATATATCAGTTGATGAAGATATGAAGCCAGCAAGGGTGGAATGTTTGGCTGGGAGTGGATTCACAAAGAAGACGATGTTGTGCATGTTtagagggggttgaggtgctAAAACCGGCCCCTGCGGGTTATTTGGTGGCCGGTGGAGTCTTGGGACAAGCGGGGGGGAGCATGGGCCTCCACCCACTCTGTGTCTCATTGCATCTCGCCTCCCACCCACCTTTTGattcaccaccaaaagcaCCCGCCCGCACTGCCTCTGTGTGCGTCGTGTGCGCTctcccatctctctctctcttttgccAGCCACACCTTTCCACACATACCAAGGCACCACATCCCGCCTCTTCGTTTTCAACCACTTCCCACCACAACGTCACCTCAGAGAGCCCACACGAGCAGCAGAAATTCCTGCATTCTTGCAATTACGAAATAGCCCTCCCCCGCAGCATAACCCCTGTATCGCGCtctcttttgtctcttttGCCTCTTTTGCTTCGTataccaacaacaaaccTACACCACTCCTTACCGACCCGGAATCACTCCTCCCGACTTTTACACCTGCACACCTTATGCGACCGTTAGCTGTTCTTATTGCTCCCTGAGAAAGGAAAACAACTGCCTGCCCGGGTGGCCGATGCCAACGTGTTGACGACTATGAATCCTCATTACTGACTCGATCGCCCATCGTCGCTACACAACAGTAGCCGTCGCGATCGCACACGATTGCATCTGAACTGCAAATAACCAGTGTTCCAACATCATCAGCCATGGAAACCTTACGTCTAAGAGCTCGTCTGCCGGTCGAGGACGAGATTGAGAATTGGGACGATGAAGACTTTGTGATTGATGGTGACGATCTCACCTTTCAGAGCCAGTCCAACTCGGCCAACCTTCCCACCAACCGTCGCGATTCGCAATCATCCTTCCGATCCGAGTTCGAGTCCATccatggagaggaggaaaagcAGGTCCACCTGCCCGGCGACGATGAGAAGTCCACCCTGGATGCCATCGCAGCTGCCGAAAAGGCCGGCGTTCCGATCCCCAAAAATGTACCACCATCCGCCCTTATGGGGGGCACCATCAAGCGTCTTGGGGGGAGAAAATTGAAAAAGGTAATCCAGGAGGATTGGGTCGACGATCTCGAATTTCCCGACATGGGCCAGTCGCTCCAGTTCAAACCCCGCGATGGCTCCCAGTTCCCCGAAGTCCTGCGCCAAGTTAGTAATTCAACAACAAACAGCCCTCTGAAGCCATCCAGGAAGTCGCTCACCATTGCTCAGGAGGATCGCAAGGAGAACAGTTCGTCCTCCATCAGCAACAGCTACATCGACCTGGAGCGGTTCCGCGACaacgaggacgacgatgacttTTTCGGAGATGGCATGGAGACAATCAAAGTGTCTAAGAGGCGCCAGACTCCCAAGCCTATCTCTTTGATCACCCCGCCGACCCCGAAAAAGTCCAACATTGACAAACCCGCcgatggagaggatgatTTCGAAAAGGACTTTGAACTTCCATCGGATGGAAAACTTCAGCTGTCGACAAGGAGGGACGTGCCAAAGACGCCCACTTTCAACACCATGATGGATGACTTTGAGTGGGCCGAAGGCAGTCTCGGGACAAGATTCGGTGGCACTCGTCGCGATCTCATGTCGTGCCGTAGCTCCTCCGTCTCGGCCATGAGTCCCAGCATAGCAAGCTCGATCATTACCGAGAGCGAGGATGAGTTGTTTGAGGGCATTATCCTGCCTCATGGACCGCTGGATTTGGGAGAGAGGCTCCGACGTCGTCGTCAGAGCAGTCGCTCCCCTGTGCGCAACATTGCTCCCGTCCCGCCGAtcaaggaggaaaaggaagaggagaaggaggatttCCTTGCTGGCCTCGttcttggcgatggcgatgtcTTTGACTCACGTAAATTAACTCTTCATCGCAATATTCAGGTGAAGGAGACGAGGCCTATCAGTCCGGCCCGTCCCAAGGCCTCTGTCGCCCTCAAATTCACCAACAAGCCTGTCACCACCTCTCGCCTGCCTCGTCCCATGGGTCCGGCAGTGAACCACGAGAGGTCCAACACTCAATCATCCTTGTCCTCGTTGGAGCCTGTCTCTGAGAGCGGTGGGCCGATCGCTCGCACCACTCACAGCAGACGATCATTGTCTCGCCTGGGAGGTGGTCTTGGTCATTCGGCGCAGTCTTCAGTCGCCAGCGTGACTAGCATGGGCAGCCTCAGTAGTATCGCGACCCCCCCTACTCCGTCTTCAGCACAGACTGTCACCCCCGCCCCGTCCACCCCATCTCGGAGGAGAGAACTTGGTCAAAAGACCTCGATGGCTCTCAGACAGGCCGGGCCAACGACCACAAGTGCTCAGCTGCTCCGATCTAAGAGGTCGTTGCCTGCGTT from Podospora pseudopauciseta strain CBS 411.78 chromosome 6, whole genome shotgun sequence includes:
- a CDS encoding hypothetical protein (COG:S; EggNog:ENOG503P49K); this encodes MATPHIIRIPRTDQEGAYVLGQVTPSGSKPLNVKFVATDGYAPFIIKLRHDRIGEYRVSNSPCSPEEWEAILKSFLLRGDPVEGIEAGAEVKSEVSLTITVRRRVQGINQRLGTLALKYKEDEEVQLFDWCGAVALERERFQETVATETTKVTDLEARITELRNQLDELTQAKKDRESEILEKFCDILNEKKVKIREQQRLLAAARPGSSGHAISARVAQVASSQADRNPAPSRRAKRKALEDASGGGSSDSDDGFAGPVSDADRMDIDTPESAKVSAEGEDRQTTDDDATGSEPDDDEPIPPPRAQPRKPAPKKDGALPTRHHLRNTTKKEATPPPGSETDSGDDEL
- a CDS encoding hypothetical protein (EggNog:ENOG503Q4WX; COG:S), with translation MKRTMDGAKKNAEDLVAQHILPNCPYHLSLYHNRQYPKAEEWWFNGPSARLQYQTFSSDAERGFLYIVPPWVIVEEEQAAQMPPRPVPKTGERKKITLSEALKRKQSPMSPMGNNNSSETPVRSDSRVANGSGAHKPPPPPPSREREREREREVVVKKESLKPVERSDARRVVSKTDSRPRSQPEPESRKRVADTESSLPPQKRPRSEQVSASKLDREYGRQPKPEPPRGRDRGAPERTQRERDTKNDSLRPTTNGLAPASTDRDRENTASPRSTIQVNGSRVRPDSGRSTPRKGEGLTKSLLPELLSPLHPSLEAELEEHRPRRKLADKAPPRSQKADGGPPPAKKRKPPVLPELLSPTLPAIVEEALIQSNQTPARNQSGSQSESSPSSARKTIIAAPLISLPPPAEEKPPPRPSRIVTLKLKKANAKRAKDLLSLPSKSAKDALKKERSISVEATPPPARKRPRPADEIEQPPAPPPVIPPKSRGVKAELMKNNHNSPSTPLRVPPQGGSASQPTPLRPNSTTPLKHSITAAVSGSAEAVIAAARPPTRDVAPLDPKTIEKSEHHRKIHQELVALGTKIKHTRDDLSKSSHGNPSPAEEKRLSALHLEMVLTYFLAFYNLNLSRTLAGKSGDIQMWESLLPHIAELRGRQGVRQSRCLKALACQLHASCLDQIVHAYFMLDEGSAGVWFRRVGGVVQKGGGCGLRRRGWLVWWGRHGVEDEGGLWGWGLRRLLGRRWWL
- a CDS encoding hypothetical protein (COG:S; EggNog:ENOG503NZ18); this translates as METLRLRARLPVEDEIENWDDEDFVIDGDDLTFQSQSNSANLPTNRRDSQSSFRSEFESIHGEEEKQVHLPGDDEKSTLDAIAAAEKAGVPIPKNVPPSALMGGTIKRLGGRKLKKVIQEDWVDDLEFPDMGQSLQFKPRDGSQFPEVLRQVSNSTTNSPLKPSRKSLTIAQEDRKENSSSSISNSYIDLERFRDNEDDDDFFGDGMETIKVSKRRQTPKPISLITPPTPKKSNIDKPADGEDDFEKDFELPSDGKLQLSTRRDVPKTPTFNTMMDDFEWAEGSLGTRFGGTRRDLMSCRSSSVSAMSPSIASSIITESEDELFEGIILPHGPLDLGERLRRRRQSSRSPVRNIAPVPPIKEEKEEEKEDFLAGLVLGDGDVFDSRKLTLHRNIQVKETRPISPARPKASVALKFTNKPVTTSRLPRPMGPAVNHERSNTQSSLSSLEPVSESGGPIARTTHSRRSLSRLGGGLGHSAQSSVASVTSMGSLSSIATPPTPSSAQTVTPAPSTPSRRRELGQKTSMALRQAGPTTTSAQLLRSKRSLPALRNLPSPARGSATVRGYERPPSRTDYSARGPPTLRPKTPVEHLRSSESSAAQARKAPVPFLPAGASLSQSHNINAKSSRVFRRHDSETSIEYRPGSRTVSRSTIRSPSPRRYRPSEKATADGAWSKLSMPRRVKNFGDGHELDAFDDLPTSTQAEAKFLKQPVSGGAKTHMRSKTLQNILPDRAITTPSPIAPFVAPRVDSVPSFARDTTASRIARETSLAQRNPSGPLAPLTAQRVAQLSSARGTLNISQPPTLAAKGTRKMRRSPQAKPHLISNLNPPREAKTVGGMFYNPETFKWEGNDNVLHAFEAPASTTPSTTSVPRYVMRERENATPRPALITNIGATKGVQVVGGMVFDPQAMCWLKLGPQSNSKSKQQAQQPDALDGFNPLDDEDDVFKDIPDLEERTMASSDGGNGRASEIKDDWLVGEEFDVGPEFVRRQREEEDRWRKKCSSWISDQVDRGDAWKWAIRDIVKQSLAD